GTACCTGAAAATTATTGCGATTGTCCAGGAAAATGGCGCAGACTTCGCATTCCCAAGCCAGACGCTCTATATTGATGACCCTGAAGCCGTACCAGCGATAAAATAAAAATAACCTGTGCCCGGGAGTGCTTATTGGGCACAGGCGCTCATTATAGTGAGATACTGCGCCATTCAGCCACTTATGCGCGCCACGCCGTCTTTCAGGGAAGTAGGTTGTACTCTTCATCCGCAACAGGTTCCAGCCACTCATTAGAGGCGCCTTCTGCCGGAATTTCTACCGCAATATGAGCAAACCAACGGTCGTGAGCCGCGCCATGCCAGTGTTTTACGCCTGGTGAGATATGCACAATATCGCCCGTTCTCAGCTCCCGCGCGGGTTGATTCCACTCCTGATACCACCCTCGTCCTCCTGTCACCAGGAGAATTTGTCCACCGTGATGATGAATATGCCAGAAGTTACGACAGCCAGGCTCAAAAGCGACATTACCGATCACAACGCCCTGGGTTGACAACATCGTCAGATAGCTGTTGCCGGTAAAATATTTCGCATAGGTTACATTTTTCTCTCCGCGCGGAAAAATCGTATTGCCGTCAAATCCCGCATCTCTTTTCTCCTGCGGAGAAATAGCGGATGCGGAACCCTCATCGTTATCCGCCAAAAACTGTGCGAGCGTCATACCAGCGTTGGCTGCGATGGTTGAATCACATCTCATAGCCAGAACACGGATAAAATCCCCCAATTGCGCAGCGGTTAATCCATTATGCATACTAATCGCGAAATGGCTCATTAACTGGCTATTAACGCCTTCCATCGCCGATAATGCTGCAATTGTCACCAGTTCACGGGTTTGCCAGTCCAGCACATCACGCTGAAAAATATCGCCAAAAAGATGTGCCTTTAAATAAACATCAATGGCGGGCGAAAAAGTAAACAAGGCACCACTCACCGGTTGACCAACCAGTCTGGTCTGGTTCTCTGTGCCGAACTGCAAGCTATTCCAGTCTGCAGGCATCGGTGTCGCGGTAGCCCCCTCTTCGTCCTGGATGCCCTCTTTTTTACGCGCCTCTACAACGTTCATCAAACATGAGAGCGCGTTCAGGCTACGGGGAAAGCCACAATAGGCATACAGTTGAACAAGAATTTCTTTCAGCTCATTAATTGTCAGGCCCATAGTTAGCCCATCGTTGAGCGCATTTTCTAGTTTTTCAATATCCCCTCGGGCAGTAAAAGCCGCCACGGGAATGGCGGCCTGTTGCCTGACGCTTAACGACATTGACATAGTGGGTTCTCCGGTAGACAGACTGAATCACTTAATGGACGAAAAGTATAGGTCCCTGACATACCGATGATTAGATGGGAAAAGAAAAACAAACTTATGATTACCACTCATAAATGACGACGGAACGTATCAACGCCCCGCCTTTCTGTTAATGATCAGCGATGCTTTTCACTCACCGTCATGGTAAATTCAACCACCTCATAAGTGTCATTAAGGTAGGCATGAGGCATATCGGTTCTGGCTACAGCGGAGCACCCCTCTCCAATAATAAAGCGGCTATCGTCCACCGTTAACGTTAGCGTTCCCCGATTAACAAACAGTAGCTCGCAAGTGCCAACCGGATGCCCTTCCGATGCATATTTTTCACCAGGATGCATTACCCATTGCCACAGCTCTACCATATCTGGCCCGCTGGTCCCCGCCATCAATTTCGCGCTTCCGCCTTTTTCACCGCGCCACAGTACCGCAATGTCATTCCGGTCAATAAGATGAACTCGCGGTTCGCTGGCAACATTGACAATATCCGCCACGGCTACGCCCATCGCTGCGGCTATCTTACATAACAGCGCGATGCTGGGATTGGCTTT
The Salmonella bongori NCTC 12419 DNA segment above includes these coding regions:
- a CDS encoding cupin domain-containing protein, with amino-acid sequence MSPQEKRDAGFDGNTIFPRGEKNVTYAKYFTGNSYLTMLSTQGVVIGNVAFEPGCRNFWHIHHHGGQILLVTGGRGWYQEWNQPARELRTGDIVHISPGVKHWHGAAHDRWFAHIAVEIPAEGASNEWLEPVADEEYNLLP
- a CDS encoding helix-turn-helix transcriptional regulator, with the translated sequence MTKKVNLSTVSSADVSTINEAVSQRIKQFRRQKKMSLDELARCSGVSKGMLVEIEGCKANPSIALLCKIAAAMGVAVADIVNVASEPRVHLIDRNDIAVLWRGEKGGSAKLMAGTSGPDMVELWQWVMHPGEKYASEGHPVGTCELLFVNRGTLTLTVDDSRFIIGEGCSAVARTDMPHAYLNDTYEVVEFTMTVSEKHR